In Oryzias latipes chromosome 19, ASM223467v1, the genomic stretch CTCTGCATGACTTTTGCTTcattcttttattaattttctctatttaatgcatttttttaattataaaaggactattattatgtttttaatatacTATCATATTTATTAGAATATTCATTAGatttaaggttttattttaatcattttcttttattcatatGTTTCTTACTTCAGTGTTGCACTACCGGCCCCGCCTGTAGGGGGGGGGCTGTTGCCGCGGTGCTCGTTGTCATTGGGTCGGCtggggtgggtggagggaggggtcccatctggGTGTCATGGTActgttttcatttcatattttatgactatctttgtgttttgaacCGTAATGAAACAGATAAAGTTAAAGTGTAACGGTGCTCAGAAAGAACCGTAGCAGTTCTGAGAGGATCAGGAGAATCTTCCTGCGCCGCTGGAATATGGACGCCTTTCTGTTGGTTTCCTCCAAAAAAGATTtgacaaaatacagaaatgagAAATCCTGAGCTTCTTGGTTTTTGGGGAAAAACTCtgactttaaaaatgagaaaccagcaaaaaaaaaaaaacatccagattTTGTGAACAAATCTCAGTTTATTAGTCATAAAATGTTTCCCCACATTCACAGCTGAACACTTTTCCACATTTGCAAAAACGAGTTTCAACCTGtgagagaataaaaaaacaaacaaaaacattgttaaTGATGACAAAGTTTCGCAATAAAGGCCTTCCCTTAACCGAGTTCTATTCTAAACCACAGATTTTCAGAGTCACAGCATGAACAGGTCCGTCCAACACCAATGCGTTACAAAGTTCCCTGATTTCCCTGGTTTGGTCATTTCTCCCCTTTTTGTCCTAAACCTgcagcatttttacattttccttcaTTGCAGTGTAGCGCTCTCATCTGCATCGTCGGGCAGGAGGAGTAGAAGCCGGTTCAGAAGAACAGCTCCacgcttttattgtgaaggacTGCCGTTACGACGGTCCGCTTTCCAAACGCTCCAAACAGAAAAAGCTCCCCATGGAAACTAGAACTTTGAAATGCGCCGCTCAATACttcactaaaagaaaaacagcaattttGTGTCACGTTGACAGactgttaaagttttaaaaagttaaataaattagacaaaaaccacggtaaaaagagaaactcataaGACACATCTGCAATGACACCCCCTCCCAGAATGAAAAAGTCTTTCCAGAAGCGTCATCCTCAGCCGGGTCTCCCATCCGACCGTTTAACAGCATTTAGGCTCCATCCAGCAGAATCCAACATTTAGGCACAGACGGCTCTGAAAAGGTCAACACCTCCCCTCTAGTGGTTCATCCGCTTCCTGCTGCCGTTCCAAACAAACACTTTCAGCAACATTTTTCATCCATTGTTTTTGTAAACCCACATCACAGCCTACAGCATAAATGATTGACAGCAGCTGTTTCACACTACATTCCCTCAGGAAAAGCAGACCATCTGCGGCATAGTCAGTCCAATCGCCCGCCGCTACGCCGCACTTTCCCGCCCTTGACGTAGCCTCGTGGTAACGCCCCCAGATGCAGTCGTGTGGTCACTTAGTGGCGCATGTAGAGCCGTATCAGGCCTGCTTTGTGCAGCTCCTGCCACAGATCCATCTCCATCCGAAAGTCGTGGTTGGCGTAGAAGGCCACTGGGCGGTAGGTGGTGTCAAAGTAGTGGTCAGAGTAGTTCTTGTAGTCGGGGGTCATGAAGCCGTACGCGCTCACCTGCAGGGAAGAACGGCCGACCGTTCAGTCATCTGTCACCCCCATCAGACAAACACTGCGGAGGTCACCAGAGGTTACCTGGTCGCAGGTGTGCAGGGCAGCCAGCAGCATGACGGCCCCCGTTGAGGGGCGGTAGATGTCCCTGTGTCGCCCCTTCAGGATGCCGGCTCGAAGGAATCTGAGGCGAGGGCAGAACATGAGAAGGGTGGTAGGAGCTCAAAGGGATCAGTGAGTAGAAATGTTCCCAACAGCTGCAGAACGAAGCCTTAGGCTTCCAGACGACCAGACAAAACACGGCGCTGAAGCCTTAGGCTTCCACACGACCAGACAAAACACGGCGCTGAAGCCTTAGGCTTCCAGACGACCAGACAAAACACGGCGCTGTAGCCTTAGGCTTCCACACGACCAGACAAAACACGGCGCTGAAGCCtcataaacattttgtttatgaCCATCCGTGTAAAAGATAAGAAAAGGTGGAagaacatcagaaatgtgtcCATTTGGTCGCTGGTGCGTCCCACAGAACCATCATGTGAAGGAAACATGGATCTGGGTTCTTATTGGTTTAGAATAAACTGAAGTTAACAAATATTAACAAtaagaatacattttatttatcaggCGCCTTTCCAAGAACTTTGGGCTGCCTAACGGGGATAAAAGCTCACTTTGCTATTTCtgattgttttaatatttgggGAAAACATGGTTGCTGATAAAGTTGAACAGAAGTTCTCTTTTTCCTGTTCTGCTCTGACTGACAGCAGAAATGGCAGATCGATGGAACATCAGCAGGTCAACAATGGATGATTAATTACCGAGTGATATTTTGGCTCCGGTGGTTTtagacttttgggctggaaaactacGGAGTGACGTTTATGCCCCACCGTTGCACACCATGAGCTTCAAATGAAAAcgttaaatatttgctttcaaatttttttatttttttattcaaacaaatctttttgcatgcgttgtgtTTCGTCTCGCCCTTTTTTCCTAGCTTTGATTTTGCTCTCATAAGTTTAATTTTGACGTGATGAAGCTGCcgtcaaacagctgctgattggtccagattctaaccaatcaaatcgtAGTATTTATCTAACGTGGCGTCCGAGGCGGAAGCAGCTCTTTTTATCTCCATTTAGTCTCTTTGGatgaagacattttcatttttaatcattttaaaaataatactttttttctttttttagcattgattcatttttatttagtcagatttgtgaatttatggctgaaactgtaaaataaactgtaacgtttatctgctgacattaaacCAGCAGacctgtgtgtgatctgtgaatgcccaaagtttgattttctttaagatttgttaaaaaaaaatgtagatttaaagcacatatttcatttttgtaatgGATTAACAGCAATAATAAGTAAAATAATGATGGCTCACCAGAGTAGACcaaatgtttttaacagaagaaacattttgaaCTTTTATCTTCATTTTCACAGCGTCTTATTTTTAAgaattcctgtgtttttgtccaaactaaaaaaaaaaaaccctttaaaaagctattttctttttatatttaaacattaattgatgaaaataaaacaatagttcagtTATGAATTTAAAATCGTAATAAAAGTAACTTCCAGCTGAACAGAGTCGAAGCTCAGacgttttttctgctgcagacattttaaacactcTAGTCGCTacacaaacatgaataaatactaAACCTGTTTGactttagctgctttgctgctccttctgggttttactctgaaaaaCGGGCCAGAATGGTTGGAGACAGCAGAACCCCGTTGGGACAGAACCGACtcaaagtccatgtctgcctccaagcaccgtcaatgtgagacagagacacctgattggttacaatctggaccaatcagcagctgtctgatggcagctttgtcacatcaaactgaaacttatgagaccaaaatcaaagataggaagaAAGTGAGATGAGACGTGAGCCATCAATCAAAGATGTGACAGCGGGCAGCCCGGCCACGTCACGTCCCGTCCCGTCACGTCACGTCACGTCACGTCCCGTCACGTCACGTCACGTCACGTCACGTCACGTCCCGTCACGTCAGGCCTCAGTCCACCCCCCCCGGGGCTCCAGTCGTTCACTCATACTCAGCAGGTACTAGATGTGTGTACTAGTACTACTGTGGTGCTGTTAGGCACGGGGCGCTTAGTGAAAACCCGTTTTTTGTTCCAATGTCTTCATAAAGGACTTTTCTCTGACCTGTTCCTGAGGTAACGGACAAAATCCGGATGGTAGATCTTCAACTTTTCTGCAGACACGTCCTCTCCAAAGTACTTCCTAGGACTGAAAGGAAAGTTTCAGGTTAGACCGACTGTTAACTTCATCCtaaagttttaaagacccactctgagaaAAACCCTGTTGGTGACggagacatttataaagaaaacagaggaaacctgaaacatttctgagtatctctttattcaaatgtgaaACCTGTGGTCTGAAAAAGCAAAAGGTTTGAAGCTCACTGAGACAGAAAACCAGAAGGGGGGGGTGTTTCTTACTCTTGTTTCCTCTCAGGCCCCCTCTCCACCAGAGTGTGGGTCGCCGCCGCCTTCGCCAGCAGGTAATCGCGGTCGTGATCCGGGAGGAAGACGTATCTGGTTTCCTGTGCGGGAGCAGCACAGCGTTGGTGAgtctctgctgcagctctgggGGAGGAGAGACCCGCGACCCCCCCTTACCTCTGACACGGGAGGCCTGCTGTAGCCAAAGCGGGCGTAGCTCCTCATGGAGTTCATCAGCGTGTTGGTGGAGAAGGTGTAGTGAGTGGTCCGGGAGCCCACGTCCTCCTCGAAGCCCTTGGTGATGGccccgttggtcctgatgaggGTCAAAAACGCAGAGTCAGGACTAATGCTGCCTCTGACCCGAAGTCGCCTCTGCTACTCATCCAAACGACACCAAAACCTTTAACCCCCCCCCGCGTGCTCCTCCTTCTACCTGAAGATGTAGTGGTGATGGTCGATCTCCTTGCCTTTCTTTGAGCCCTTCAGAATCCCGCCGTTTCCGACCACGGCACAGCGCCTGCAGCTGGAGGCGGCGCCGCGGCGCTGCCAGTCGTCCAGCATCTCCCGGTTGGCAGACGTGTTGAGGACGGAGAGAGTTTCCACCAAAGCTGGAGACAAAGGTGGGAAGAAAAAGTTACTGACAGTTCTGCAAACACACGAGAAGCCGCAAAGGCGTGAGCGTCTTCACTCAGACGCCGccgcagaaaaacaaacacggTTCCAGAAGCAGACGATGCTCGAAAAAGCAAACAGACACGGAAGAACCCGTTCAACCTCTAAAGAATATTCATCTTTTTGTCTTCTAGCCAATAAAAACGGTTCTGGACTCAGAAACCAGGAGCAGCAGGAACCGCCGATGCCCGTCGGATCAGTAACTCCAGCGGAACCTGGATCCGGTCTCCACGTCCTGAGTGAGACACAGATTGTGCCGTCGAGCAAAATGAAGGAATGCAGACTGTAAATGGAGCCTGTTCAGGGCGTCTgcatcctcctgctgctccatcTGGAAGCTGTGAAGTGTTGAGCTCAGAGGTTTTGGGTGTGGAGGCCACATGTTCGCCACAGCTTCTCCAAACGTCTCAGTAACGGAAGGAAAGGACTTCTTTAACCAGTTTAGATCCTAAAAATGAAACCAACAGTCAGTGGTGCTTAAAGCACACAGAGGCTGAAAACTGAAGGCATTAAAGCCCTGAAGGAAAGTAGTGATGTTCCTCAATGGAATGTGGGACGTTCCCTCTCACGAGTGTGGATGACGGGCTGGACGTCCTTCTATACTTCAGCTTCATGTGAAGGATCAGTCGGTGTTCAGAACAGAACAAATCCAACTTTACAGCACAGCAACTTTGACATGAATGAACTCAGAGCTTCAGTCTGGCTGCTTCCTAGGGAAAGATAACGTTACCTGAACACAGTTACAAGCACAGACGTGAACTTGACTAGAAATGTTGCAACACGTTCAAAAAAGGCATTTTCTGAAGcttgaggaagaagaggactTGGACTTTTTGATGAGTCTTCCTCAGACAGGACTAAAGTTCTGCGGTTCCACTGGACCAGGCAAACAAAAGACGGATCCAGCAGGGAAGTGTCTTTCATACAGTGACACATacaaaatagttggtacccctcagttaaagaaagaaagtccacaatgctcactgaaatgacttgaaacatacagaagtaacaataaattaaaatttattgaaaattaaataatcaaaatcagccattacttctgagttgttgattaacagaattatttaaaaaaacaaactaatgaaatagggctggacaaaagtgatggtacctccataaaagactgagatctaattgcccagggggtcatgatgaactcagggatgtcctttaattgacatcacagctgttttcaaacccataatcagtcagtctgcctatttaaagggagacaaatagtcacgatGCTGTTTGGTgtaaaggtgtgaaccacactgaatatggacaacagaaagtcaaggagagaattgtcccaggacattagaaacaaaattatagacaaacatcatgaaggtaaaggctataaaaccatctctaagcagcttgaagttcctgtgaagGGCtaagaagtttaagacccacgggacagtagccaacctccctggacgtggctggaagaggaaaattgatgacaaattgaggagacggatagttggaactgtatccaaagagcccagaacaacctccaaagacattaaaggtgaactcctagatcaaggtacatcagtgtcagatcacaccattcgtggttgtttgggccagagtggacttcatgggagacgaccaaggaggacaccactttTGAGACTGGAATTTGcgaaaatgcatgttgacaagccacaaagcttctgggaaaatgtcctttggacagatgagaccaaactggagctttttggtaaggcacatcaacTCTGTGTTGgcagactcaaaaatgaagcatccaaccaaaagaacactgtccctactgtgaaacatggaggaggctcagttctgttttggggctgctttgctgcatctgccacagggtgtcttgaagttatagcaaggtaaaatgaaatctccagatcaccaaggcattctgggtagaaatgtgctgcctagtgtcagaaagcttggtctcagtggcaggtcatgggtcttccaacaggacaaccatccaaaacacacagccaaaaaccccaagaatggctcagagaagtgttggactattctgaagtggcctctatgagcccagatctgaatcccattgaacatcagtggaaggagctgaaacatccatttggagaagacacccgtcaaacctgagacaactggagcagtttgctcatgaggagggggccagaatacctgtggacaggtgcagaaggctcattgacaaatacagaaaccgtttcattgcagtgattgcctcaaaaggttgtgcaacaaaatattaagttatgagTACCATCATCtatgtccagccctatttcattattttgatgatttaattttcaacaaattttaatttgtcacttttgtacgtttcaagtcatttcagggagcattgtggactttctttctttaactgaggggtaccaacagttttgtccaccactgtagttTTCCTTTCTACGGGGAAAGACGGTACTGGACCACTGCAGGACACCAAAGGTGAGACCACAGTGCTTGAAGGTGCAGCCGCTGTCCGGCTGCCGATCACCAAAGACGTCCGCAGGAACCGACACGCGCAGACAGGACGGACCATCACCccctctgtggaagaacaacTCACTTTTGAAGTCCACGCCTCCCCAGCCGTGAGTCCCTGGGTAACGCCTCAGACGCTGGTACTGCTCAGGAGTTGCATGTTTGAGCGTCTGCAGGACCGGAATCCGCTCCAGAAATCTGCTCCCAAACGCGGAGCTCTGGACTCGAGCTCGGACGCCGTCTGGGCAGAGCTGTGGGCAGAGAACACAGGCAGGACGTCAGCAAACCACACTTCAGCGCCGACGAGTCCGCTGTGGTCAGGCCCAAAACGGCTCTCAAGTTCACATCCAGACCCACAGAGAGAGCGGCGCTGGAAACCTGCAGCAAAACCACAAGCAGCCATAGAAGAGAAACATCCAACAGTTCCCTCCTGAAGCCGTAGTTGGAGGCAATAATGCATCAGCCGCCTCCTGAGCATCTCTAGAGCTGCAGAAAGCCTTTCAACAGCAGGAGAGACGCTTCCGTTACTGAATAATTAACTTGTGGTTTCAAGCTCAGCTCAGCAGCAGAGACATTTAAAGGTCGTTTCATCCGTGTTCAGGTTGTTCTGGGACGGAAAACCGTTCCAACCATCCTTCACACAAAAACTCTGACCAAAGAACTAAACTTcaaagagagggagagagacaaagacagagggagagagagagaaggCATCTAGATAGAGAATGTAATTTGCCTCCGGGGTCGTGTCCTTTATATCTGACCAGTTTGTGCTGTTTAGGCTTGAATTTGATTGGAAGGTCAAAGGTTAGCCCCGTTTATCTTTATACAGCTGTGTGTAATAGCATTTGGTGTTGCTCTTCAGTCCTGAAAAAGAAACCATCCAGAGGAGAAAAGGCCAAAGCAGAAGCCTAAAGCTCCTCCTCGCATTCCACATCACTGCATGCTCTGCTTACGGAGGAGGAGGCGTCTGTCTTCATAACTTCAGAACTTTAGGTTCAAAAATCCTCagttgacccttgtgctatcctagggactttaacattgggtcatctagacccactagacagtgctctggaatcttttttcttcaatgatttgtgatcttcactggtgtccatggattacatgaaatctttccacctttaaccacctttgtcctggtagggagaacacgtcaatggaaggatccggtcatcttgaccccataggttagcacaagggttaaggaaaagTGAGAGCTCCCAGAATTTACACACAAGACTTGAACCTCAGGTGGTCACTGATGAAGGACAGGAAGCTGAACACACGCGTGCAGCCAACATGAAAGAACGGTGTAGTTGATCCAAAGAGGATTTGTTTAACAGCAGGAGTGAAAAAGCAAACCTCTAATCGTCCCCAGTCCTGCTGCTTTGCATTCTCTCAAATCATTTACATCTCAGAGCTTCAGGTGAGCCAGACAGGTGCAGACGGGCCGGCGCCTGCTGACGTGGAGTTTGACCAAGACAAAAGCGCTAAAACAATGAAAACGATATAGTTCATGGAAGGAAAAGGGAAGACATTTCTGAGAACGGAGACAGGCTTGGTAAACACCTGGAAAACATCTCCAAACACAATGAGGCACAGCAGAGGTAGAGTCATGGTTTGGTTCACGGACACCTGAACA encodes the following:
- the st6galnac2 gene encoding alpha-N-acetylgalactosaminide alpha-2,6-sialyltransferase 2, producing MALLRRFFVAVGVVSFILCIYVLYSVRHSSSEEPKEPPGRRDDPHRQPDLLSASPTKKPLPGHNVQTPAATEPHVHGKVRANVSTSPPGSDQVKKANESNRVLPTKPIGPTDPQYIGDSYMSDGVSLHTLCPDGVRARVQSSAFGSRFLERIPVLQTLKHATPEQYQRLRRYPGTHGWGGVDFKSVETLSVLNTSANREMLDDWQRRGAASSCRRCAVVGNGGILKGSKKGKEIDHHHYIFRTNGAITKGFEEDVGSRTTHYTFSTNTLMNSMRSYARFGYSRPPVAQETRYVFLPDHDRDYLLAKAAATHTLVERGPERKQDPRKYFGEDVSAEKLKIYHPDFVRYLRNRFLRAGILKGRHRDIYRPSTGAVMLLAALHTCDQVSAYGFMTPDYKNYSDHYFDTTYRPVAFYANHDFRMEMDLWQELHKAGLIRLYMRH
- the st6galnac2 gene encoding alpha-N-acetylgalactosaminide alpha-2,6-sialyltransferase 2 isoform X2; translation: MKKLLCFCHSSICFCSELREPDRVLLVFHVLPPDAPAGARRSSASTRSLLAMALLRRFFVAVGVVSFILCIYVLVLNRQWPPSASLMPHGYRQDVTRRTNSSEEPKEPPGRRDDPHRQPDLLSASPTKKPLPGHNVQTPAATEPHVHGKVRANVSTSPPGSDQVKKANESNRVLPTKPIGPTDPQYIGDSYMSDGVSLHTLCPDGVRARVQSSAFGSRFLERIPVLQTLKHATPEQYQRLRRYPGTHGWGGVDFKTLVETLSVLNTSANREMLDDWQRRGAASSCRRCAVVGNGGILKGSKKGKEIDHHHYIFRTNGAITKGFEEDVGSRTTHYTFSTNTLMNSMRSYARFGYSRPPVSEETRYVFLPDHDRDYLLAKAAATHTLVERGPERKQDPRKYFGEDVSAEKLKIYHPDFVRYLRNRFLRAGILKGRHRDIYRPSTGAVMLLAALHTCDQVSAYGFMTPDYKNYSDHYFDTTYRPVAFYANHDFRMEMDLWQELHKAGLIRLYMRH
- the st6galnac2 gene encoding alpha-N-acetylgalactosaminide alpha-2,6-sialyltransferase 2 isoform X1; the protein is MKKLLCFCHSSICFCSELREPDRVLLVFHVLPPDAPAGARRSSASTRSLLAMALLRRFFVAVGVVSFILCIYVLVLNRQWPPSASLMPHGYRQDVTRRTNSSSEEPKEPPGRRDDPHRQPDLLSASPTKKPLPGHNVQTPAATEPHVHGKVRANVSTSPPGSDQVKKANESNRVLPTKPIGPTDPQYIGDSYMSDGVSLHTLCPDGVRARVQSSAFGSRFLERIPVLQTLKHATPEQYQRLRRYPGTHGWGGVDFKTLVETLSVLNTSANREMLDDWQRRGAASSCRRCAVVGNGGILKGSKKGKEIDHHHYIFRTNGAITKGFEEDVGSRTTHYTFSTNTLMNSMRSYARFGYSRPPVSEETRYVFLPDHDRDYLLAKAAATHTLVERGPERKQDPRKYFGEDVSAEKLKIYHPDFVRYLRNRFLRAGILKGRHRDIYRPSTGAVMLLAALHTCDQVSAYGFMTPDYKNYSDHYFDTTYRPVAFYANHDFRMEMDLWQELHKAGLIRLYMRH
- the st6galnac2 gene encoding alpha-N-acetylgalactosaminide alpha-2,6-sialyltransferase 2 isoform X3; its protein translation is MALLRRFFVAVGVVSFILCIYVLVLNRQWPPSASLMPHGYRQDVTRRTNSSSEEPKEPPGRRDDPHRQPDLLSASPTKKPLPGHNVQTPAATEPHVHGKVRANVSTSPPGSDQVKKANESNRVLPTKPIGPTDPQYIGDSYMSDGVSLHTLCPDGVRARVQSSAFGSRFLERIPVLQTLKHATPEQYQRLRRYPGTHGWGGVDFKTLVETLSVLNTSANREMLDDWQRRGAASSCRRCAVVGNGGILKGSKKGKEIDHHHYIFRTNGAITKGFEEDVGSRTTHYTFSTNTLMNSMRSYARFGYSRPPVSEETRYVFLPDHDRDYLLAKAAATHTLVERGPERKQDPRKYFGEDVSAEKLKIYHPDFVRYLRNRFLRAGILKGRHRDIYRPSTGAVMLLAALHTCDQVSAYGFMTPDYKNYSDHYFDTTYRPVAFYANHDFRMEMDLWQELHKAGLIRLYMRH